A window of the Osmia lignaria lignaria isolate PbOS001 chromosome 2, iyOsmLign1, whole genome shotgun sequence genome harbors these coding sequences:
- the Rpn13 gene encoding regulatory particle non-ATPase 13 isoform X2, whose protein sequence is MSGAVLFGNNASRGTSKNLVEFKAGKMTMKGKMVYPDTRKGQLYVYQSDDSLMHFCWKDRTTGNVEDDLIIFPDDCEFKHVPQCKTGRVYLLRFKSSNKKFFVWLQDLKTDKDEEHCRKINEVLNNPPTPGSQRSGSTNPEGDLQNLLSNMSQRQLMQLFGGVGQIGGLGSLLGTMNRQQGVLNTRASSITTPSQVTTNAPISTQITSTPATTNDSPKPNGESKSSTRTSGPSTPGATTSTNNKIQLSDLQNFLSEIPTPTGAESVVQSGQAGPVIRQFGLGPDAVNAASSGNIEEFVSALESEAKTGQEQTQQGQEEKNTKQGSPARSPDKKDDDDEGMALD, encoded by the exons atgtctgGAGCAGTTCTGTTTGGAAATAATGCTTCCCGCGGTACTTCGAAAAATTTAGTCGAATTTAAAGCAGGAAAAATGACCATGAAGGGAAAAATGGTTTATCCAGATACGCGTAAAGGCCAACTTTACGTTTATCAATCCGACGATTCGTTAATGCATTTTTGTTGGAAAGATCGTACAACAGGAAATGTTGAAGAT GATTTGATTATTTTTCCTGATGACTGTGAATTCAAACATGTTCCACAATGTAAAACTGGAAGAGTATATCTTCTACGATTCAAATCATCAAACAAAAAATTCTTTGTATGGCTCCAG GATCTTAAAACAGATAAAGATGAAGAACATtgtaggaaaattaatgaagTTCTTAATAATCCTCCAACCCCTGGTTCACAAAGAAGTGGCAGTACAAATCCAGAAGgagatttacaaaatttattaagtAACATGTCACAACGCCAACTAATGCAATTGTTTGGTGGTGTAGGACAAATTGGTGGCTTAGGCAGCTTATTAGGTACAATGAACAGACAGCAAGGTGTACTAAATACTAGAGCTTCCAGTATAACTACACCATCTCAAGTTACTACAAATGCTCCAATATCAACTCAAATTACATCTACACCAGCAACTACTAATGATTCTCCTAAGCCAAATG GTGAGAGTAAATCATCAACAAGAACATCTGGCCCATCAACACCTGGAGCAACAACAAGTACTAACAACAAAATACAGCTTAGTGATCTTCAAAATTTTTTGTCAGAAATTCCAACGCCAACAGGAGCAGAATCTGTTGTTCAG TCAGGCCAAGCGGGACCTGTCATCCGTCAATTTGGTTTGGGACCAGATGCCGTCAATGCCGCGTCCAGTGGAAACATTGAGGAATTCGTCAGTGCTCTCGAGTCTGAAGCTAAGACTGGCCAAGAACAAACGCAGCAAGGACAGGAGGAAAAAAATACTAAACAAGGTTCACCAGCGCGTAGCCCTGATAAgaaagatgatgatgatgaaggaATGGCTTTAGATTAA
- the Rpn13 gene encoding regulatory particle non-ATPase 13 isoform X1, which translates to MSGAVLFGNNASRGTSKNLVEFKAGKMTMKGKMVYPDTRKGQLYVYQSDDSLMHFCWKDRTTGNVEDDLIIFPDDCEFKHVPQCKTGRVYLLRFKSSNKKFFVWLQDLKTDKDEEHCRKINEVLNNPPTPGSQRSGSTNPEGDLQNLLSNMSQRQLMQLFGGVGQIGGLGSLLGTMNRQQGVLNTRASSITTPSQVTTNAPISTQITSTPATTNDSPKPNGESKSSTRTSGPSTPGATTSTNNKIQLSDLQNFLSEIPTPTGAESVVQRGVATELTNAIPAAISATESLERAMSPHLPPGDHLCTTLLSPQFSQALSMFWSALQSGQAGPVIRQFGLGPDAVNAASSGNIEEFVSALESEAKTGQEQTQQGQEEKNTKQGSPARSPDKKDDDDEGMALD; encoded by the exons atgtctgGAGCAGTTCTGTTTGGAAATAATGCTTCCCGCGGTACTTCGAAAAATTTAGTCGAATTTAAAGCAGGAAAAATGACCATGAAGGGAAAAATGGTTTATCCAGATACGCGTAAAGGCCAACTTTACGTTTATCAATCCGACGATTCGTTAATGCATTTTTGTTGGAAAGATCGTACAACAGGAAATGTTGAAGAT GATTTGATTATTTTTCCTGATGACTGTGAATTCAAACATGTTCCACAATGTAAAACTGGAAGAGTATATCTTCTACGATTCAAATCATCAAACAAAAAATTCTTTGTATGGCTCCAG GATCTTAAAACAGATAAAGATGAAGAACATtgtaggaaaattaatgaagTTCTTAATAATCCTCCAACCCCTGGTTCACAAAGAAGTGGCAGTACAAATCCAGAAGgagatttacaaaatttattaagtAACATGTCACAACGCCAACTAATGCAATTGTTTGGTGGTGTAGGACAAATTGGTGGCTTAGGCAGCTTATTAGGTACAATGAACAGACAGCAAGGTGTACTAAATACTAGAGCTTCCAGTATAACTACACCATCTCAAGTTACTACAAATGCTCCAATATCAACTCAAATTACATCTACACCAGCAACTACTAATGATTCTCCTAAGCCAAATG GTGAGAGTAAATCATCAACAAGAACATCTGGCCCATCAACACCTGGAGCAACAACAAGTACTAACAACAAAATACAGCTTAGTGATCTTCAAAATTTTTTGTCAGAAATTCCAACGCCAACAGGAGCAGAATCTGTTGTTCAG AGGGGCGTAGCAACTGAGCTGACCAATGCCATCCCTGCGGCGATCTCTGCAACGGAGAGCTTGGAGCGGGCAATGAGCCCGCATTTGCCACCCGGGGACCACCTGTGTACAACGCTATTGTCTCCCCAGTTCTCCCAGGCGCTATCAATGTTCTGGTCTGCTTTGCAGTCAGGCCAAGCGGGACCTGTCATCCGTCAATTTGGTTTGGGACCAGATGCCGTCAATGCCGCGTCCAGTGGAAACATTGAGGAATTCGTCAGTGCTCTCGAGTCTGAAGCTAAGACTGGCCAAGAACAAACGCAGCAAGGACAGGAGGAAAAAAATACTAAACAAGGTTCACCAGCGCGTAGCCCTGATAAgaaagatgatgatgatgaaggaATGGCTTTAGATTAA
- the AGO1 gene encoding protein argonaute-1 isoform X2 gives MYPVGQPPPPGPTTSSSVGAAGSTGSSVVAPSSLGLVPAQQTHTPPQPPELPMFSCPRRPNIGREGRPIGLRANHFQITMPRGFVHHYDINIQPDKCPRKVNREIIETMVHAYSKIFGTLKPVFDGRNNLYTRDPLPIGTDKIELEVTLPGEGKDRVFRVVIKWVAQVSLFALEEALEGRTRQIPYDAILALDVVMRHLPSMTYTPVGRSFFSTPDGYYHPLGGGREVWFGFHQSVRPSQWKMMLNIDVSATAFYKAQPVIEFMCEVLDIRDINEQRKPLTDSQRVKFTKEIKGLKIEITHCGTMRRKYRVCNVTRKPAQMQSFPLQLENGQTVECTVAKYFLDKYKMKLRHPHLPCLQVGQEHKHTYLPLEVCNIVAGQRCIKKLTDMQTSTMIKATARSAPDREREINNLVRRADFNNDSYVQEFGLTISNNMMEVRGRVLPPPKLQYGGRVSSLSGQTKQQAMPNQGVWDMRGKQFFTGVEIRVWAIACFAPQRNVREDALRMFTTQLQKISNDAGMPIIGQPCFCKYATGPDQVEPMFRYLKSTFQSLQLVCVVLPGKTPVYAEVKRVGDTLLGIATQCVQAKNVNKTSPQTLSNLCLKINVKLGGINSILVPSIRPKVFNEPVIFLGADVTHPPAGDNKKPSIAAVVGSMDAHPSRYAATVRVQQHRQEIIQELSSMVRELLIMFYKSTGGYKPHRIILYRDGVSEGQFLHVLQHELTAIREACIKLEADYKPGITFIVVQKRHHTRLFCADKKEQSGKSGNIPAGTTVDVCITHPTEFDFYLCSHQGIQGTSRPSHYHVLWDDNHFESDELQCLTYQLCHTYVRCTRSVSIPAPAYYAHLVAFRARYHLVEKEHDSGEGSHQSGCSEDRTPGAMARAITVHADTKRVMYFA, from the exons ATGTATCCTGTAGGGCAGC ctCCCCCACCTGGACCCACAACAAGTTCTTCTGTGGGAGCAGCTGGATCAACTGGGAGCAGTGTCGTTGCTCCTAGCTCTTTAGGACTTGTTCCTGCACAGCAGACACACACTCCTCCTCAACCTCCTGAACTGCCAA TGTTTTCGTGTCCTCGGAGACCAAATATAGGACGTGAAGGCAGACCAATTGGTTTAAGAGCTAATCACTTTCAAATTACAATGCCACGTGGTTTTGTGCATCATTATGATATTAACATTCAACCAGATAAATGTCCTCGTAAAGTTAATAGGGAAATAATAGAAACGATGGTTCATGCATATAGTAAAATATTCGGAACTCTTAAGCCTGTGTTTGATGgcagaaataatttatatacgAGGGACCCTTTGCCTATTGGTACTGATAAAATAGAATTAGAA GTAACATTGCCTGGTGAGGGTAAAGACAGAGTTTTTAGAGTGGTGATAAAGTGGGTGGCTCAAGTTTCATTATTTGCTTTAGAAGAAGCTCTAGAAGGACGTACAAGACAAATTCCATATGATGCTATACTTGCTTTAGATGTTGTAATGAGGCATTTACCATCTATGACATATACTCCTGTAGGTAGATCATTCTTTAGTACACCAGATGGATATTATCATCCACTAGGTGGTGGTAGAGAAGTATGGTTTGGTTTCCATCAATCTGTTAGGCCATCACAGTGGAAGATGATGTTGAATATTGATG TCTCTGCAACTGCATTTTACAAAGCCCAACCTGTCATAGAATTTATGTGTGAAGTATTAGACATTCGAGACATAAATGAACAAAGAAAGCCTTTAACAGATTCTCAACGAGTTAAGTTTACCAAAGAAATTAAGGGActcaaaattgaaattacacATTGTGGAACTATGAGACGGAAATACAGAGTGTGTAACGTTACACGTAAACCTGCCCAAATGCAGTC ATTCCCTTTACAACTAGAAAATGGACAAACAGTTGAATGCACTGTTGCAAAGTATTTCttagataaatataaaatgaagtTACGTCATCCGCATCTTCCGTGTCTTCAAGTTGGACAAGAGCATAAGCACACATATCTACCCCTCGAG GTCTGTAATATTGTCGCCGGGCAACgctgtattaaaaaattgactGATATGCAGACATCCACTATGATAAAAGCTACAGCTCGTTCTGCTCCAGATCGTGAacgagaaataaataatttagttaGAAGAGCTGATTTTAATAATGATTCGTATGTTCAAGAATTTGGTCTGACAATATCAAACAATATGATGGAAGTTAGGGGTCGTGTTTTACCTCCGCCCAAGCTACAATACGGAGGGCGTGTAAGTTCCCTCAGTGGACAG ACGAAGCAGCAAGCTATGCCTAATCAAGGTGTATGGGACATGCGCGGCAAGCAATTTTTCACAGGTGTGGAAATTAGAGTTTGGGCAATTGCTTGCTTCGCGCCTCAAAGAAATGTACGCGAGGATGCACTGCGTATGTTTACAACACAGTTACAAAAAATAAGCAACGATGCTGGAATGCCAATTATTGGGCAACCATGTTTTTGTAAATACGCTACCGGGCCGGATCAAGTAGAGCCCATGTTTAGATATTTAAAATCAACATTTCAATCGTTACAACTTGTTTGCGTTGTATTACCTGGGAAAACGCCTGTATATG CCGAAGTGAAAAGAGTTGGGGACACATTACTGGGTATAGCAACGCAATGCGTACAAgcaaaaaatgttaataaaacaTCGCCGCAGACGTTATCCAATTTGTGTCTAAAAATTAACGTAAAATTAGGGGGTATTAATAGTATTCTGGTACCAAGTATCAGACCTAAAGTATTCAATGAACCTGTCATATTTTTGGGGGCTGATGTAACTCATCCTCCTGCTGGAGATAATAAGAAACCTAGCATAGCTGCAGTTGTTGGTAGCATGGATGCTCATCCATCTCGATATGCGGCTACTGTTAGGGTTCAGCAACACAGACAAGAAATTATTCAAGAACTCAGTTCAATGGTGAG agAACTTCTTATCATGTTTTATAAAAGTACCGGGGGATATAAGCCACACAGAATAATTCTTTATCGTGATGGTGTCTCGGAAGGCCAGTTTTTACACGTTTTGCAACACGAATTAACTGCTATTCGTGAGGCTTGCATTAAACTCGAAGCTGATTACAAACCTGGAATAACATTCATCGTAGTACAGAAGAGACATCACACCCGCTTATTCTGTGCAGATAAAAAGGAACAAAGTGGAAAAAGTGGAAACATTCCAGCGGGTACAACGGTAGATGTTTGTATAACGCATCCAACTGAATTCGACTTTTATCTGTGTAGTCATCAAGGCATCCAG GGCACATCACGGCCGTCACACTATCACGTTCTGTGGGACGATAATCATTTTGAAAGTGATGAATTACAATGTCTTACTTATCAACTTTGTCACACGTATGTGAGATGTACGAGGTCTGTCAGTATACCTGCACCAGCATATTATGCTCATCTTGTAGCATTCCGAGCCAGATATCATTTGGTAGAAAAGGAACATGATAG CGGGGAAGGATCTCATCAATCAGGTTGCAGTGAAGACAGAACACCAGGTGCAATGGCAAGAGCTATTACAGTTCATGCAGACACAAAGCGAGTTATGTACTTTGCATAA
- the LOC117608512 gene encoding uncharacterized protein LOC117608512, whose translation MASHTVNSKNYNMKLIDTLYNQVPAFTDVFDEETWYIFVACFVAGTFLVAFILSRFITLKPVE comes from the coding sequence ATGGCTAGTCATACTGTCAatagtaaaaattataatatgaaaCTTATTGATACTCTTTATAATCAGGTTCCAGCCTTTACTGATGTTTTCGATGAAGAAACTTGGTATATTTTTGTTGCCTGCTTTGTTGCAGGAACATTTTTAGTTGCATTTATTCTTTCAAGATTTATAACATTAAAACCCGTggaatga
- the LOC117608682 gene encoding uncharacterized protein LOC117608682, translating to MIPGRIVGKRESLEKGRREGIVGSEAVSMCQRDGFRVGVAFYVHVMWDLKELLRGRSGACSQAPFYHPCLAYFKIPRRSDFPHSDSILSSRVLSRHGVELDRCISGISKKHLNGATVRTGIPGCGLQCRRLGSRRRGIRFEEAVVDWKSYVPPVEWTRSFSSLSPYARSPMYFLPLFHDFSFPTVHQTRAIDAAPRVYLSSLSFQAFFFSSFLPRIQFSLLLDSTIDPFNFFI from the exons ATGATTCCGGGCAGGATCGTCGGAAAAAGAGAATCTCTCGAGAAAGGTAGGAGGGAAGGCATAGTTGGTTCAGAGGCTGTGTCAATGTGTCAGAGAGACGGTTTTCGTGTCGGGGTTGCCTTTTATGTCCATGTAATGTGGGACCTGAAGGAACTCCTTCGAGGAAGAAGTGGGGCCTGCTCACAGGCCCCCTTCTACCATCCTTGCCTGGCCTA CTTCAAGATTCCCCGAAGGAGCGACTTTCCTCATTCCGATTCTATTTTATCCAGCCGAGTATTATCGAGACACGGGGTGGAACTGGATCGGTGCATCAGCGGAATATCAAAGA AACACTTGAATGGAGCCACGGTTAGAACCGGTATTCCAGGCTGCGGTCTCCAGTGCCGTCGTTTAGGATCTCGCAGAAGGGGGATCCGTTTCGAGGAAGCGGTTGTCGATTGGAAATCGTATGTGCCGCCCGTTGAATGGACGAGATCTTTCTCATCCCTCTCTCCCTATGCGCGGAGCCCCATGTATTTTTTGCCTCTCTTTCACGATTTCTCGTTCCCTACGGTTCACCAGACGCGTGCGATTGATGCTGCACCCCGCGTTTacctttcttccctttctttccaggctttttttttttcttcttttcttccaaGGATCCAGTTTTCGTTGCTGTTGGACTCGACCATTGATccattcaattttttcatttag
- the AGO1 gene encoding protein argonaute-1 isoform X1, producing the protein MAQMEQLPIQLPDLSSLRITTAVSMLGKAYGCGQCSAPPPGPTTSSSVGAAGSTGSSVVAPSSLGLVPAQQTHTPPQPPELPMFSCPRRPNIGREGRPIGLRANHFQITMPRGFVHHYDINIQPDKCPRKVNREIIETMVHAYSKIFGTLKPVFDGRNNLYTRDPLPIGTDKIELEVTLPGEGKDRVFRVVIKWVAQVSLFALEEALEGRTRQIPYDAILALDVVMRHLPSMTYTPVGRSFFSTPDGYYHPLGGGREVWFGFHQSVRPSQWKMMLNIDVSATAFYKAQPVIEFMCEVLDIRDINEQRKPLTDSQRVKFTKEIKGLKIEITHCGTMRRKYRVCNVTRKPAQMQSFPLQLENGQTVECTVAKYFLDKYKMKLRHPHLPCLQVGQEHKHTYLPLEVCNIVAGQRCIKKLTDMQTSTMIKATARSAPDREREINNLVRRADFNNDSYVQEFGLTISNNMMEVRGRVLPPPKLQYGGRVSSLSGQTKQQAMPNQGVWDMRGKQFFTGVEIRVWAIACFAPQRNVREDALRMFTTQLQKISNDAGMPIIGQPCFCKYATGPDQVEPMFRYLKSTFQSLQLVCVVLPGKTPVYAEVKRVGDTLLGIATQCVQAKNVNKTSPQTLSNLCLKINVKLGGINSILVPSIRPKVFNEPVIFLGADVTHPPAGDNKKPSIAAVVGSMDAHPSRYAATVRVQQHRQEIIQELSSMVRELLIMFYKSTGGYKPHRIILYRDGVSEGQFLHVLQHELTAIREACIKLEADYKPGITFIVVQKRHHTRLFCADKKEQSGKSGNIPAGTTVDVCITHPTEFDFYLCSHQGIQGTSRPSHYHVLWDDNHFESDELQCLTYQLCHTYVRCTRSVSIPAPAYYAHLVAFRARYHLVEKEHDSGEGSHQSGCSEDRTPGAMARAITVHADTKRVMYFA; encoded by the exons ATGGCTCAAATGGAACAACTACCAATTCAATTGCCAGACTTAAGTAGTCTTCGCATAACTACAGCAGTCTCTATGCTTGGCAAAGCATATGGATGTGGACAATGTAGTG ctCCCCCACCTGGACCCACAACAAGTTCTTCTGTGGGAGCAGCTGGATCAACTGGGAGCAGTGTCGTTGCTCCTAGCTCTTTAGGACTTGTTCCTGCACAGCAGACACACACTCCTCCTCAACCTCCTGAACTGCCAA TGTTTTCGTGTCCTCGGAGACCAAATATAGGACGTGAAGGCAGACCAATTGGTTTAAGAGCTAATCACTTTCAAATTACAATGCCACGTGGTTTTGTGCATCATTATGATATTAACATTCAACCAGATAAATGTCCTCGTAAAGTTAATAGGGAAATAATAGAAACGATGGTTCATGCATATAGTAAAATATTCGGAACTCTTAAGCCTGTGTTTGATGgcagaaataatttatatacgAGGGACCCTTTGCCTATTGGTACTGATAAAATAGAATTAGAA GTAACATTGCCTGGTGAGGGTAAAGACAGAGTTTTTAGAGTGGTGATAAAGTGGGTGGCTCAAGTTTCATTATTTGCTTTAGAAGAAGCTCTAGAAGGACGTACAAGACAAATTCCATATGATGCTATACTTGCTTTAGATGTTGTAATGAGGCATTTACCATCTATGACATATACTCCTGTAGGTAGATCATTCTTTAGTACACCAGATGGATATTATCATCCACTAGGTGGTGGTAGAGAAGTATGGTTTGGTTTCCATCAATCTGTTAGGCCATCACAGTGGAAGATGATGTTGAATATTGATG TCTCTGCAACTGCATTTTACAAAGCCCAACCTGTCATAGAATTTATGTGTGAAGTATTAGACATTCGAGACATAAATGAACAAAGAAAGCCTTTAACAGATTCTCAACGAGTTAAGTTTACCAAAGAAATTAAGGGActcaaaattgaaattacacATTGTGGAACTATGAGACGGAAATACAGAGTGTGTAACGTTACACGTAAACCTGCCCAAATGCAGTC ATTCCCTTTACAACTAGAAAATGGACAAACAGTTGAATGCACTGTTGCAAAGTATTTCttagataaatataaaatgaagtTACGTCATCCGCATCTTCCGTGTCTTCAAGTTGGACAAGAGCATAAGCACACATATCTACCCCTCGAG GTCTGTAATATTGTCGCCGGGCAACgctgtattaaaaaattgactGATATGCAGACATCCACTATGATAAAAGCTACAGCTCGTTCTGCTCCAGATCGTGAacgagaaataaataatttagttaGAAGAGCTGATTTTAATAATGATTCGTATGTTCAAGAATTTGGTCTGACAATATCAAACAATATGATGGAAGTTAGGGGTCGTGTTTTACCTCCGCCCAAGCTACAATACGGAGGGCGTGTAAGTTCCCTCAGTGGACAG ACGAAGCAGCAAGCTATGCCTAATCAAGGTGTATGGGACATGCGCGGCAAGCAATTTTTCACAGGTGTGGAAATTAGAGTTTGGGCAATTGCTTGCTTCGCGCCTCAAAGAAATGTACGCGAGGATGCACTGCGTATGTTTACAACACAGTTACAAAAAATAAGCAACGATGCTGGAATGCCAATTATTGGGCAACCATGTTTTTGTAAATACGCTACCGGGCCGGATCAAGTAGAGCCCATGTTTAGATATTTAAAATCAACATTTCAATCGTTACAACTTGTTTGCGTTGTATTACCTGGGAAAACGCCTGTATATG CCGAAGTGAAAAGAGTTGGGGACACATTACTGGGTATAGCAACGCAATGCGTACAAgcaaaaaatgttaataaaacaTCGCCGCAGACGTTATCCAATTTGTGTCTAAAAATTAACGTAAAATTAGGGGGTATTAATAGTATTCTGGTACCAAGTATCAGACCTAAAGTATTCAATGAACCTGTCATATTTTTGGGGGCTGATGTAACTCATCCTCCTGCTGGAGATAATAAGAAACCTAGCATAGCTGCAGTTGTTGGTAGCATGGATGCTCATCCATCTCGATATGCGGCTACTGTTAGGGTTCAGCAACACAGACAAGAAATTATTCAAGAACTCAGTTCAATGGTGAG agAACTTCTTATCATGTTTTATAAAAGTACCGGGGGATATAAGCCACACAGAATAATTCTTTATCGTGATGGTGTCTCGGAAGGCCAGTTTTTACACGTTTTGCAACACGAATTAACTGCTATTCGTGAGGCTTGCATTAAACTCGAAGCTGATTACAAACCTGGAATAACATTCATCGTAGTACAGAAGAGACATCACACCCGCTTATTCTGTGCAGATAAAAAGGAACAAAGTGGAAAAAGTGGAAACATTCCAGCGGGTACAACGGTAGATGTTTGTATAACGCATCCAACTGAATTCGACTTTTATCTGTGTAGTCATCAAGGCATCCAG GGCACATCACGGCCGTCACACTATCACGTTCTGTGGGACGATAATCATTTTGAAAGTGATGAATTACAATGTCTTACTTATCAACTTTGTCACACGTATGTGAGATGTACGAGGTCTGTCAGTATACCTGCACCAGCATATTATGCTCATCTTGTAGCATTCCGAGCCAGATATCATTTGGTAGAAAAGGAACATGATAG CGGGGAAGGATCTCATCAATCAGGTTGCAGTGAAGACAGAACACCAGGTGCAATGGCAAGAGCTATTACAGTTCATGCAGACACAAAGCGAGTTATGTACTTTGCATAA
- the mRpL53 gene encoding mitochondrial ribosomal protein L53, whose translation MSIPFNGTRTRSAGLISAIIKQLKSINLKPVKSINIQFDPFHEKASEIRDFFFHITCKKIIATNPRCVVKPQIVSDLSEPIVKFKLLSGDNVVFKTTNLTSLNILQLYNKHITPLAPVESETEISKSLEEAKKRKKKYPFKIKAGNRRRGLIL comes from the exons ATGTCGATTCCTTTTAATGGGACTCGTACGCGATCAGCAGGATTAATAAGTGCaattataaaacaattaaaatcgATAAACTTAAAACCGGTAAAATCAATCAACATACAGTTTGATCCCTTTCATGAAAAAGCTTCGGAAATAAG AGATTTTTTCTTTCACATTACTTGTAAGAAGATTATTGCAACTAATCCACGTTGTGTTGTAAAACCTCAAATTGTTTCGGATTTGTCTGAGCCCATAGTCAAATTCAAATTAt TATCCGGTGATAACGTGGTATTCAAAACTACAAATTTGACATCTCTGAATATTTTGCAACTTTACAACAAACACATTACTCCATTAGCTCCAGTTGAATCTGAAACTGAAATTAGCAAGAGTCTTGAAGAagcaaagaaacgaaagaaaaaatatcCATTTAAAATTAAGGCAGGAAACAGACGTAGAGGATTAATATTATAA